In one window of uncultured Campylobacter sp. DNA:
- the topA gene encoding type I DNA topoisomerase, with product MKNLIIVESPAKAKTIKNFLGADYDVIASKGHIRDLPKKRFGIKIKDKSFEPEYEISADHDQIVKQIKTLAKKADQIYLATDEDREGEAIAYHIAASIGKQAQELPRIVFHEITKSAISNALSSPRKLNIASVNAQQARRLLDRIVGYKLSPLLNLKIQRGLSAGRVQSAALKIVVDREREILNFKPVEFHSIDAVFKKDLEAELVEFRGKKMEKLSVKNAAQASEIVSELQKDRFSVDGIESKSRKTNPYPPFMTSTLQQAASTALGFNPRKTMSLAQSLYEGVNTKNGGAITYMRTDSLNIAKEAIAAARELIGERFGEKYLPKSANLYATKSKGAQEAHEAIRPTDLKLTPELAQKILPRDEYRLYALIYNRFVASQMSPSVSQIQTIIVRGEAGAFKISGRKVEFDGFYKAYGDLDKDKILPSLSAGDAMSLQSLSSQQHFTEPPARYSEASLIKKLESLGIGRPSTYAPTISLLTARNYVNIEQKHLVPSEIAFKITEMLEQNFKNIVDSEFTSKMEEKLDDIAENKADWQQILADFYYPFMDEIAKGKTSIASQKLAEKIGETCPNCGGELLKRQGRFGEFIACSNYPKCKYSRNADAGTEGASEEKAAPEVLDEKCPQCGKNLIKRKGRYGEFIACEGYPKCKYSRKIEGAAKEKKPLVSTGVKCPSCGTGEIVERFSRRGKFYGCTNYPKCGFVSNYAPIARACPQCGNSYMLRKELKKGNFAECPQCKLKEEID from the coding sequence ATGAAAAATTTAATCATCGTAGAATCCCCCGCAAAAGCCAAAACTATCAAAAATTTCTTAGGCGCCGATTACGACGTAATCGCGTCTAAAGGCCATATCCGCGACCTTCCTAAAAAACGCTTCGGCATCAAAATCAAAGATAAAAGCTTCGAGCCCGAATACGAAATCAGCGCCGATCACGATCAGATCGTAAAGCAGATAAAGACGCTCGCCAAAAAGGCGGATCAAATTTACCTCGCGACGGATGAGGACCGCGAGGGCGAGGCGATCGCCTATCATATCGCCGCTTCGATCGGCAAGCAGGCGCAGGAGCTGCCGCGCATCGTATTTCACGAGATCACCAAAAGCGCAATCTCAAACGCGCTAAGCTCGCCGCGCAAGCTCAATATCGCAAGCGTAAACGCGCAACAAGCGCGCCGCCTGCTCGATCGCATTGTGGGCTACAAGCTAAGTCCGCTTTTAAATTTAAAGATCCAGCGCGGCTTAAGCGCGGGTCGCGTCCAAAGCGCTGCACTCAAGATCGTCGTCGATCGCGAACGCGAAATTTTAAATTTTAAGCCGGTAGAATTCCACAGCATCGACGCGGTTTTTAAAAAGGATTTGGAAGCAGAGCTCGTGGAATTTCGCGGTAAAAAGATGGAAAAGCTCTCGGTCAAAAACGCGGCGCAGGCTAGCGAGATCGTCTCTGAGCTGCAAAAAGACAGATTTAGCGTAGATGGTATCGAGAGCAAATCGCGCAAGACGAACCCCTATCCGCCGTTTATGACCTCGACGCTGCAGCAGGCGGCGAGCACGGCTCTGGGCTTTAATCCACGCAAGACGATGAGCCTCGCGCAGAGCCTTTACGAAGGCGTCAATACCAAAAACGGCGGCGCGATCACCTATATGCGAACCGACTCGCTAAATATCGCCAAAGAAGCGATCGCGGCGGCTCGCGAGCTAATCGGCGAGCGCTTCGGCGAAAAGTATCTGCCCAAAAGCGCGAATTTATACGCCACCAAAAGTAAAGGCGCACAGGAGGCGCACGAAGCGATAAGGCCTACCGATCTAAAGCTTACCCCCGAGCTCGCGCAAAAAATCCTACCTCGCGACGAATACCGCCTTTACGCGCTCATCTACAACCGCTTCGTAGCCTCGCAGATGAGCCCTAGCGTCTCGCAGATCCAAACGATCATCGTGCGCGGCGAAGCGGGCGCATTTAAGATCAGCGGGCGCAAGGTGGAATTTGACGGATTTTACAAGGCTTACGGCGATCTGGATAAGGATAAAATTTTACCGAGCCTTAGCGCGGGCGACGCGATGAGCCTGCAAAGCCTAAGCTCGCAGCAGCACTTCACCGAGCCGCCGGCGCGCTATTCGGAAGCAAGCCTCATCAAAAAGCTTGAAAGCCTCGGCATCGGCAGGCCCTCGACCTATGCGCCTACCATCTCGCTGCTTACGGCGCGCAACTACGTAAATATTGAGCAAAAGCACCTGGTGCCGAGCGAGATCGCCTTTAAAATCACCGAGATGCTGGAGCAAAATTTTAAAAATATCGTAGATAGCGAGTTTACCTCCAAAATGGAAGAGAAGCTCGACGACATCGCCGAAAACAAAGCGGACTGGCAGCAAATTTTGGCAGATTTTTACTACCCTTTTATGGACGAGATCGCCAAAGGAAAAACCTCGATCGCAAGCCAAAAGCTAGCCGAAAAGATCGGCGAAACCTGCCCGAACTGCGGCGGCGAGCTACTTAAGAGGCAGGGCAGATTCGGCGAGTTCATCGCTTGCTCGAACTATCCGAAATGCAAATACTCGCGCAATGCGGACGCCGGCACCGAGGGGGCGAGCGAGGAGAAGGCGGCGCCCGAAGTGCTAGATGAGAAATGCCCGCAGTGCGGTAAAAATTTGATCAAGCGCAAGGGCAGATACGGCGAGTTTATCGCTTGCGAGGGTTATCCGAAGTGCAAATACTCACGCAAAATCGAGGGCGCGGCGAAAGAGAAAAAGCCACTCGTCTCCACGGGCGTCAAGTGCCCGAGCTGCGGCACGGGCGAGATCGTCGAGCGCTTCTCAAGACGCGGTAAATTCTACGGCTGCACGAACTACCCTAAATGCGGCTTTGTGAGCAACTACGCGCCGATTGCGCGCGCGTGCCCGCAGTGCGGCAACTCATACATGCTCCGCAAAGAGCTGAAAAAAGGCAACTTCGCCGAGTGCCCGCAGTGCAAGCTTAAAGAAGAGATCGATTGA
- the dcd gene encoding dCTP deaminase yields the protein MGLKSDKWIRQMSQQHDMIAPFCEENIGRGVVSYGLSSYGYDIRVAREFKIFTNVGGTVVDPKNFDAKNVVDFEGDVCIVPPNSFALARTIEYFKMPCDVLAICLGKSTYARCGIIVNVTPFEPGFEGHITIEISNTTPLPAKIYANEGIAQVLFLQGDEPCEVSYCDKKGKYQSQKGITLPRILKD from the coding sequence ATGGGACTGAAAAGCGATAAATGGATCAGACAGATGTCGCAGCAGCACGATATGATAGCGCCTTTTTGCGAGGAAAATATCGGCCGCGGCGTCGTTAGCTACGGACTTTCTAGCTACGGATACGACATACGCGTAGCGCGCGAATTTAAAATTTTTACAAACGTCGGCGGAACGGTCGTCGATCCTAAAAATTTCGACGCAAAAAACGTCGTGGATTTTGAGGGCGACGTCTGCATCGTGCCGCCGAATTCCTTCGCGCTAGCGCGCACTATCGAATACTTCAAAATGCCGTGCGACGTGCTTGCGATCTGTCTGGGCAAAAGCACCTATGCGCGCTGCGGCATCATCGTAAACGTAACGCCCTTTGAGCCTGGCTTTGAGGGGCACATCACGATTGAAATTTCCAACACCACGCCGCTGCCTGCAAAAATTTACGCGAACGAAGGCATAGCGCAGGTTTTGTTTCTGCAAGGAGACGAGCCGTGCGAGGTAAGCTACTGCGATAAAAAGGGCAAATACCAAAGCCAAAAGGGCATCACGCTGCCTAGAATTCTAAAGGATTAA
- a CDS encoding acetyl-CoA carboxylase biotin carboxylase subunit: MRELKKILIANRGEIALRALRTIQEMGKQAIVVHSTADQDALYVKYADASVCIGGPRSSDSYLNIPAIITACELTEADAIFPGYGFLSESQNFVEICAKHGIKFIGPSVEAMTLMSDKSKAKQVMMRAGIPVVPGSDGAIASVEEARKLAAEIGYPVIIKAAAGGGGRGMRVVEREEDIEKLFWSAESEAMSAFGDGTMYMEKYITNPRHIEVQVLGDEHGHVVHIGERDCSMQRRHQKLIEESPAVILDEPTRKSLHETAVRAAKAIGYASAGTFEFLYDSKDKKFYFIEMNTRLQVEHTVSEMRSGLDLIEWMIRIAQGEKLLPQSEIKFSGHALECRITAEDSKSFMPNPGKITKYVAPGGRNVRMDSHVYEGYSVPPYYDSMIGKLIVYDKDRARAIAKMKVALDELIIGGIKSTRDFHLRMMNNPDFVDNNYDTNYLAKH, translated from the coding sequence ATGAGGGAGCTTAAAAAAATTCTAATCGCAAATCGTGGCGAGATCGCTCTGCGCGCGCTTCGCACGATCCAGGAGATGGGCAAGCAAGCCATCGTCGTGCACTCCACCGCCGATCAGGACGCGCTTTACGTCAAATACGCCGACGCGTCGGTTTGTATCGGCGGACCGCGCAGCAGCGATAGCTATCTAAATATCCCCGCGATCATCACAGCTTGCGAGCTAACGGAAGCCGACGCGATATTTCCGGGATACGGCTTTTTGAGCGAAAGTCAAAATTTCGTCGAAATTTGCGCCAAACACGGCATTAAATTTATCGGTCCAAGCGTCGAGGCGATGACCTTGATGAGTGATAAGAGCAAGGCTAAGCAAGTGATGATGCGCGCGGGCATCCCCGTAGTGCCTGGCAGCGACGGCGCGATTGCAAGTGTCGAAGAGGCACGCAAGCTAGCCGCCGAAATCGGCTATCCGGTCATCATTAAAGCCGCAGCCGGCGGCGGCGGGCGCGGAATGCGCGTGGTCGAGCGCGAAGAGGATATCGAAAAGCTATTTTGGTCGGCAGAGAGCGAAGCGATGAGCGCATTCGGCGACGGCACGATGTATATGGAAAAATATATCACAAATCCCCGCCACATCGAGGTTCAGGTCTTGGGCGACGAGCACGGACACGTCGTGCATATCGGCGAGCGCGACTGCTCAATGCAGCGCCGCCACCAAAAGTTGATCGAAGAAAGTCCAGCCGTGATTTTGGATGAGCCGACACGAAAGAGTCTGCACGAAACGGCGGTTCGCGCCGCTAAAGCGATCGGATACGCAAGTGCAGGAACGTTTGAGTTTTTATACGATAGCAAGGACAAGAAATTCTATTTCATCGAGATGAATACCCGCTTGCAGGTCGAACACACCGTAAGTGAGATGCGAAGCGGGCTCGATCTGATCGAGTGGATGATCCGCATCGCGCAGGGCGAGAAGCTGCTGCCTCAAAGCGAGATAAAATTTAGCGGACACGCGCTTGAGTGCCGCATCACCGCCGAGGACTCTAAAAGCTTTATGCCAAACCCGGGCAAAATCACAAAATACGTCGCTCCGGGCGGCAGAAACGTCCGTATGGACAGCCACGTCTATGAGGGCTACTCGGTGCCGCCTTACTACGACAGCATGATCGGCAAGCTTATCGTTTACGACAAGGACCGCGCGCGCGCGATTGCGAAGATGAAAGTCGCGCTAGATGAGCTCATCATCGGTGGCATAAAATCGACGCGCGATTTTCATCTTAGGATGATGAACAACCCCGATTTCGTGGATAATAACTACGACACAAATTACCTAGCCAAGCACTGA
- a CDS encoding type II asparaginase: protein MAAAKPNIYILATGGTIAGSSASATEGNYTAGSKGVEDILSAVPQLGDLATIKSEQISNIGSQEMNDEIWLKLANRVSELLTKNDVDGVVIVHGTDTMEETAYFLSLVVKSKKPIVLVGAMRNADSMSADGPLNLYNAVAVAADKNAREKGALVVMNDEIHAAREVTKTNTTNVATFASPNSGKIGTVNYGVVNFYMAPLRKHTVASEFNIKDIKALPRVDIIYGHAQDSGDLVDAAVQKGAKGIIVAGVGNGNLYPDLQAALAKASEAGVIVVRSSRTGSGSTSVSSEVDDAKLGFLTADNLNPQKARVLLMLALSKTSDKAKIQSFFATH, encoded by the coding sequence TTGGCTGCTGCGAAGCCAAATATTTATATTTTAGCTACCGGCGGCACTATCGCGGGAAGCAGCGCAAGTGCCACGGAGGGCAACTATACCGCAGGCTCAAAGGGCGTAGAAGATATCTTATCGGCAGTGCCGCAGCTGGGGGATTTAGCTACGATTAAAAGTGAGCAAATTTCAAATATCGGCTCGCAGGAGATGAATGATGAAATTTGGCTCAAGCTCGCAAACCGCGTAAGCGAGCTGCTTACTAAAAACGACGTAGACGGCGTCGTCATCGTGCATGGAACCGATACGATGGAGGAGACGGCGTATTTTTTAAGCTTGGTAGTAAAATCTAAAAAACCGATCGTGTTGGTGGGCGCGATGCGAAACGCAGACTCGATGAGTGCTGATGGACCGCTTAATCTATACAACGCCGTTGCCGTCGCGGCAGATAAAAACGCTCGCGAAAAGGGCGCTCTTGTAGTAATGAACGACGAGATCCACGCCGCGCGCGAGGTTACAAAAACAAATACCACCAATGTTGCTACTTTCGCTTCCCCGAATTCCGGCAAAATCGGCACCGTAAATTATGGCGTCGTAAATTTCTATATGGCACCGCTTCGCAAACACACCGTTGCAAGCGAATTTAATATCAAGGATATCAAGGCCTTGCCGCGCGTCGATATCATCTATGGACACGCGCAAGATAGCGGCGATTTGGTCGATGCAGCGGTGCAAAAGGGCGCTAAGGGCATTATCGTAGCGGGCGTAGGCAATGGAAATTTATATCCAGATCTACAGGCCGCGCTCGCAAAAGCTAGCGAAGCGGGCGTGATTGTCGTGCGCTCAAGCCGCACGGGCAGCGGCTCAACTAGCGTTAGCTCGGAGGTGGACGACGCAAAACTTGGCTTTCTAACCGCAGATAATTTAAATCCGCAAAAGGCGCGCGTGCTGCTGATGTTAGCCCTTAGCAAAACGAGCGATAAAGCGAAAATTCAGAGCTTTTTTGCGACACATTAA
- a CDS encoding M20 family metallo-hydrolase: MEINIQRFKSEFEQISRFGALAGGGLTRLAFSREDKEARNFLISLLQKENFKIKIDDAGNIFAKFSGVNNPDLPPVSAGSHIDSVPQGGFYDGTLGVMAALEAIRAVRDSGERLARPLELIVFVCEESSRFKMATVGSKIISGKLSQKRLDELKDGDGISLFDAMQGFGLNPANLKSCVLRKSSFHSYIELHIEQGPVLQRRGIPVGIVTGIAAPVRYELRIEGRADHSGATPMDMRCDALACASEIILSAERIAKAGKTTVATTGYANALPGVLNVIPGSCTLGLDIRDIDEDALRVADDKICAAIDEICARRGCKFELKNLIKDRPVKLSEEMIDLLESCAGELKIPSLRLPSGAGHDAMNMTELADRVGMLFVPCKDGISHNVNESINWHDAFAATKVLAAAMLNLAKE; encoded by the coding sequence ATGGAGATAAACATACAGCGCTTTAAAAGCGAGTTTGAGCAGATAAGCCGCTTTGGGGCTTTGGCGGGCGGCGGGCTTACGCGGCTTGCATTTTCGCGCGAGGATAAAGAGGCGCGCAACTTCCTCATATCGCTACTTCAAAAAGAAAATTTCAAGATCAAAATCGACGACGCGGGCAATATTTTCGCTAAATTTAGCGGCGTCAACAATCCCGATCTACCGCCCGTAAGTGCTGGCTCGCATATCGATAGCGTGCCGCAGGGCGGCTTTTACGACGGCACGTTAGGCGTCATGGCGGCTTTAGAGGCGATCCGCGCGGTGCGAGATAGCGGAGAGAGGCTTGCGCGACCGCTGGAACTCATCGTCTTTGTTTGCGAGGAGTCGAGCCGCTTTAAAATGGCGACCGTAGGCAGCAAGATAATTAGCGGCAAGCTCTCGCAAAAGCGGCTAGACGAGCTAAAGGATGGGGACGGAATTTCGCTGTTTGACGCGATGCAGGGTTTCGGGCTAAATCCCGCAAATTTAAAAAGCTGCGTCCTGCGCAAATCCAGCTTTCATAGCTATATCGAGCTTCATATCGAGCAGGGGCCGGTATTGCAGCGGCGAGGGATCCCGGTAGGCATCGTCACGGGTATCGCCGCGCCCGTGCGATACGAGCTGCGGATCGAGGGCAGAGCCGATCACAGCGGCGCTACGCCGATGGATATGCGTTGCGACGCCCTAGCTTGCGCTAGCGAGATCATTTTAAGCGCGGAGAGGATTGCTAAGGCGGGCAAAACCACCGTTGCGACGACGGGCTATGCAAATGCGCTACCCGGCGTGCTAAACGTGATCCCTGGCTCATGCACGCTAGGTCTTGATATACGCGATATAGACGAGGATGCACTTAGGGTGGCGGACGATAAAATTTGCGCCGCGATAGATGAAATTTGCGCTCGCCGAGGGTGCAAATTTGAACTAAAAAATCTCATCAAGGATCGCCCCGTAAAGCTAAGCGAGGAGATGATAGATCTGCTTGAAAGCTGTGCCGGCGAGCTTAAAATTCCAAGCCTGAGGCTTCCTAGCGGCGCGGGACACGACGCGATGAATATGACGGAGCTTGCGGATCGCGTGGGGATGCTTTTCGTGCCGTGCAAGGACGGCATCAGTCACAACGTAAATGAAAGTATAAACTGGCACGACGCGTTTGCCGCTACGAAGGTTTTAGCTGCGGCGATGTTAAATTTAGCCAAAGAATAA
- the accB gene encoding acetyl-CoA carboxylase biotin carboxyl carrier protein, with product MTKAEIKELMDFFGEKQGINELKIKDKDFEIEIKKYGPCGGSTPQLAAPAPAPQLAAPSVSVLVGDKPATKGSMDTIDSPMVGTFYKAPSPGAAEFVGVGQVVHKGDTIGIIEAMKIMNEIEAEFDCRIKKALVEDGQPVEYAMALFEVEKL from the coding sequence ATGACAAAAGCAGAAATCAAAGAGTTAATGGACTTTTTCGGCGAGAAGCAGGGCATTAATGAGCTAAAAATTAAAGATAAAGATTTTGAAATCGAGATAAAAAAATATGGCCCATGCGGTGGGAGTACGCCTCAGCTCGCCGCACCGGCACCCGCTCCGCAGCTTGCTGCGCCTTCAGTAAGCGTGCTCGTGGGCGACAAGCCCGCCACAAAAGGCTCGATGGATACGATCGACAGCCCGATGGTAGGCACTTTTTATAAGGCGCCGAGCCCCGGTGCGGCAGAGTTCGTAGGCGTGGGCCAGGTCGTGCATAAGGGCGATACGATCGGCATAATAGAAGCGATGAAGATTATGAACGAGATCGAGGCGGAATTCGACTGTCGCATCAAAAAAGCTCTCGTCGAAGATGGACAGCCCGTCGAGTACGCTATGGCGCTGTTTGAGGTCGAGAAGCTATGA